The Alnus glutinosa chromosome 3, dhAlnGlut1.1, whole genome shotgun sequence nucleotide sequence TATGAAAATTCAGAATGCCCAAGTAAGGAGTAATATTGCAGAATGATTTTCGTTGATATATGGGTGACTTCCTATATTcttatttgaaaattgaaaaggcCATTAGAAACAGAATTACAGTTTGCATGGTAATTTACGCGGAGTATATTTTTAGCGAGGCAGACATCCCCCTAACTGcgacaatgaagaagatgatgtagAAGTAGAACTACCCGAGGTGGAAGTCCCCATAAACAAATCTGACAAGTAATTCCCCAAATCATCAGGTGAAAACCTTAGCAAGAACTCCAAATTCTTCTCACCACTTAGCATCACCAAATGCGTGTCATAAAATTCTCGATACACTGGAACCAGTTTCTTCGCTATTGACACCTTCAATTCATCTCTTAATTTCCCATCTTGTACAACCCATGATGTCTGTTTCCTGTATGCTTCTTCAAAAGCTGTATTGAACCTCGTGAAGCATTCCTTTGCCGTTTCAGGGGTTATCGCTGGGGAAGTTTGCGCTGGTAAAGACGAGAAGACCTTGGTCCAAGCCATTGATTCATAACTTGAAGCATATTGTTTAGCTTTCTTGGCGTGCTTCAACACCCAGCGATTGCCTAGGAGGTGCTTGAGGTTGGTTGTGCGTACCGTCTCAACAATGAAGTGGAGATTATTGGCAAGGAAGAGGTATGATAAAGATACATCTTTGTACAGCTCTGCTTTGCTATCAAGCTTGCACAAAAGAACTAATGTTAGCCAAGCTAGGTAGACCGATACTGCCGCCGTTGGACCATCGTTGGCGGTTGGACTTTCAAAGTAGGATTCTGGTAGCAGTGAAGTTGCCGGTGATGGGTTACTGACAATGATGCTGGAGAGAGCAGCATTATAATCTGCAAGTGAAGATATGTAATTCATTGCCGATTGGGTCAGCGGGTGAATGCCTCCCCCAAGCACCAGAGTTCTTGAAGAGTCCTTTTGAATTGTTGATTCAAATTCAGATAGGATGGTGCGGATGGAGTCGCCAAGTTTTAGTGACGAAAGAGCTTGCAACCTAATAGCTGAGGTTGATTGAAAGTCAAATATCAATTCAATCTCTGGCCACAGCTCGGAGATTGCTTCATAAAGGTCCATTAGGAGGAAAATTTTGTCCAGTGAATGCTTGCTCTTTGCAATGAGCTCAGGGAATCTGAATAGATTGGCTGCTCCTTCTGTTATTTCTGAAAAGCACGACTCTCTGATCGTCTTAGATGCTGAAAACACATGATCACAGAGAACTCTTTCTCCACTATACAGCCTTCTCACAGCAATCCTGGTTGCAGTGATCCATTTCTTAATCATGTGCTCGAGGTCTTCCCTATTCATTTTATGAATTTGAGAAGATCTGAACTTTTCGATCCCGAGGCGATACAATCCCTCATCTGCTATAGATTTTCTGATAATCTTGTATATCTTCACACACTCTTTGCCATAACCCGAGCTAATCATACAGTTGGCTATTGATTGCAAATCCGTCATGGCATGGGCCGAGGCTCTCTCCACCTCAGTGATTGCTTCATCAGCAATTTTCAACTCTTCTGATCGAACATCATCTTCACAATCAGAATTGCTCGACCCACCTGAGGTTCGGCCAGACAGTGATTCTGGATGAAGATGGTCACGGTTTTTGGACAGTATCTGATAAAACTCTTTTTCAAGCCTTTTCATGGCTATTTGCATTAGGTTCTGAGCAAGTATGAGCTTTTCGGACATAGAATTTTCGCTGATTAAGAAATGCATTGCTCGCCGCAAGCCCCTGACAGACTTGAGAAAGTCATTGGCTTCTTTTCTGTTATGGTCGAACAGAGAGGTGACTTTGGTGTTTGAGGAAGAGCTTGGATCCCATTTGGAGATGATTGTTTCAGCAATTTCAATGTTTTCTTCCATCATGGTCTCGGAGAATTTTTGGCGAGGGGTGGAAGGACTAGAATCATGAGAGCTTGGAAATGAATACGAAGAAGAAAGGGTTTttgaggaagagaagaagagactTGGCATTAATCTTCTTGGCATGTGTTTGTTATTCTTTGGAGTTTCAGATAGCATCATTGAGCCttgaagagtatgaacttaaaAACTGATGAAAGAGCTTCAGAgcttaaagaggaagaaaagctTACAGTTGTGTGTTTCT carries:
- the LOC133864688 gene encoding exocyst complex component EXO70H1-like, which encodes MMLSETPKNNKHMPRRLMPSLFFSSSKTLSSSYSFPSSHDSSPSTPRQKFSETMMEENIEIAETIISKWDPSSSSNTKVTSLFDHNRKEANDFLKSVRGLRRAMHFLISENSMSEKLILAQNLMQIAMKRLEKEFYQILSKNRDHLHPESLSGRTSGGSSNSDCEDDVRSEELKIADEAITEVERASAHAMTDLQSIANCMISSGYGKECVKIYKIIRKSIADEGLYRLGIEKFRSSQIHKMNREDLEHMIKKWITATRIAVRRLYSGERVLCDHVFSASKTIRESCFSEITEGAANLFRFPELIAKSKHSLDKIFLLMDLYEAISELWPEIELIFDFQSTSAIRLQALSSLKLGDSIRTILSEFESTIQKDSSRTLVLGGGIHPLTQSAMNYISSLADYNAALSSIIVSNPSPATSLLPESYFESPTANDGPTAAVSVYLAWLTLVLLCKLDSKAELYKDVSLSYLFLANNLHFIVETVRTTNLKHLLGNRWVLKHAKKAKQYASSYESMAWTKVFSSLPAQTSPAITPETAKECFTRFNTAFEEAYRKQTSWVVQDGKLRDELKVSIAKKLVPVYREFYDTHLVMLSGEKNLEFLLRFSPDDLGNYLSDLFMGTSTSGSSTSTSSSSLSQLGGCLPR